In Oncorhynchus kisutch isolate 150728-3 linkage group LG5, Okis_V2, whole genome shotgun sequence, a genomic segment contains:
- the si:ch211-105j21.9 gene encoding cell wall integrity and stress response component 2 — protein MMAIDHRLSLPLASFIMAISLTTTTTLTSSSERGNNATVANIRLVTAITETMAPNQTYTTAMSTPSNVTVDGALSTTSYHNSSQNSTGTTTHNAVQDNSTTTTALAVSSNTTTEATPSALAPTANATSADITVPGIVPSTAPTTQAAKTTENQSSTSNIPPQQSTKNLPQTTNAAMSMTTATHNVTQGFGLDNSEKGMTVFFSVVLGVFVLGIFMYTLNRWNQMRQYSHRPLYNNSEAEVGGSLAADDTLVISGGLYDGSQIYNPTMTTTDMTEDEFNFDNRLHVSQRSQFRLEFLTEERESSPGYEASTFHTFQPIDDDF, from the exons ATGATGGCTATTGATCACAGACTTTCTCTACCCCTGGCAAGTTTTATTATGGCCATTTCCTTGACTACAACTACAACTCTGACAAGCTCTTCTGAGAGAGGAAATAATGCCACTGTCGCAAATATCCGTTTGGTTACTGCAATCACAGAGACAATGGCGCCAAACCAGACCTACACCACAGCCATGTCAACTCCTTCAAATGTCACTGTTGACGGTGCTCTCTCTACTACAAGTTACCATAACTCAAGTCAGAACAGCACTGGAACAACAACTCACAATGCTGTGCAGGACAACTCAACAACCACAACAGCACTGGCTGTGAGCTCAAACACAACCACTGAGGCAACACCATCAGCTTTGGCCCCTACTGCTAATGCTACATCTGCAGACATTACTGTCCCAGGTATTGTCCCCTCCACTGCACCAACCACCCAAGCAGCCAAGACCACTGAAAACCAAAGCAGTACATCAAATATCCCACCACAACAATCCACTAAGAATCTTCCTCAAACCACAAATGCCGCCATGTCGATGACAACCGCAACACATAATGTGACACAAG GTTTTGGACTAGACAATTCAGAAAAAGGCATGACGGTTTTCTTCAGTGTTGTGCTTGGGGTGTTTGTTTTGGGAATATTTATGTACACGTTGAATAGATGGAACCAGATGAGGCAATACTCACATCGACCTCTCTATAACAACTCTGAGGCCGAAG TGGGTGGATCCCTAGCAGCAGACGACACACTTGTAATTTCAGGAGGACTCTACGATGGTTCACAAATCTATAATCCAACTATGACAACTACTGATATGACGGAGGATGAGTTCAATTTTGATAACCGTCTACATGTGTCCCAGCGATCACAGTTCCGCCTGGAGTTCTTAACTGAAGAACGAGAGAGCTCCCCAGGCTATGAGGCCTCTACCTTTCATACTTTTCAGCCAATTGATGATGATTTTTAA
- the LOC116374194 gene encoding L-rhamnose-binding lectin CSL3 isoform X1 — protein MCILRLTVVTLLATACCTLTDGAISITCEGSDALLQCDGGKIHIKRANYGRRQHDVCSIGRPDNQLTDTNCLSQSSTSKMAERCGGKSECIVPASNFVFGDPCVGTYKYLDTKYSCVQQQETISSIICEGSDSQLLCDRGEIRIQRANYGRRQHDVCSIGRPHQQLKNTNCLSQSTTSKMAERCDGKRQCIVKVSNSVFGDPCVGTYKYLDVAYTCD, from the exons ATGTGCATTTTGAGACTGACGGTGGTCACAT TGCTGGCTACAGCTTGCTGCACACTAACAGAtggag CAATCAGCATCACGTGTGAAGGCTCTGATGCTTTACTGCAATGTG aTGGAGGTAAGATCCATATCAAGCGTGCGAACTACGGTCGTCGTCAACACGATGTTTGTTCTATTGGGCGCCCTGATAACCAACTCACCGACACCAACTGCCTCAGCCAATCCTCCACCAGCAAGATGGCAGAAAG ATGCGGTGGGAAGAGCGAGTGTATTGTCCCTGCATCCAATTTCGTTTTTGGAGACCCCTGTGTCGGGACTTATAAGTACCTGGACACCAAATACTCCTGTGTCCAACAGCAAGAAACAA TAAGCAGCATCATATGTGAAGGCTCTGATTCTCAACTACTATGTG ATCGAGGTGAGATCCGTATTCAGCGTGCCAACTATGGTCGTCGTCAACACGATGTGTGTTCCATTGGGCGCCCACATCAACAACTCAAAAACACCAACTGCCTCAGCCAATCCACCACCAGCAAAATGGCAGAAAG GTGTGATGGAAAGCGCCAGTGTATCGTCAAGGTATCCAACTCTGTGTTCGGTGACCCCTGTGTCGGAACCTATAAGTACTTGGATGTGGCTTACACCTGTGACTGA
- the LOC116374194 gene encoding L-rhamnose-binding lectin CSL3 isoform X2, producing MCILRLTVVTSISITCEGSDALLQCDGGKIHIKRANYGRRQHDVCSIGRPDNQLTDTNCLSQSSTSKMAERCGGKSECIVPASNFVFGDPCVGTYKYLDTKYSCVQQQETISSIICEGSDSQLLCDRGEIRIQRANYGRRQHDVCSIGRPHQQLKNTNCLSQSTTSKMAERCDGKRQCIVKVSNSVFGDPCVGTYKYLDVAYTCD from the exons ATGTGCATTTTGAGACTGACGGTGGTCACAT CAATCAGCATCACGTGTGAAGGCTCTGATGCTTTACTGCAATGTG aTGGAGGTAAGATCCATATCAAGCGTGCGAACTACGGTCGTCGTCAACACGATGTTTGTTCTATTGGGCGCCCTGATAACCAACTCACCGACACCAACTGCCTCAGCCAATCCTCCACCAGCAAGATGGCAGAAAG ATGCGGTGGGAAGAGCGAGTGTATTGTCCCTGCATCCAATTTCGTTTTTGGAGACCCCTGTGTCGGGACTTATAAGTACCTGGACACCAAATACTCCTGTGTCCAACAGCAAGAAACAA TAAGCAGCATCATATGTGAAGGCTCTGATTCTCAACTACTATGTG ATCGAGGTGAGATCCGTATTCAGCGTGCCAACTATGGTCGTCGTCAACACGATGTGTGTTCCATTGGGCGCCCACATCAACAACTCAAAAACACCAACTGCCTCAGCCAATCCACCACCAGCAAAATGGCAGAAAG GTGTGATGGAAAGCGCCAGTGTATCGTCAAGGTATCCAACTCTGTGTTCGGTGACCCCTGTGTCGGAACCTATAAGTACTTGGATGTGGCTTACACCTGTGACTGA